A part of Carassius carassius chromosome 4, fCarCar2.1, whole genome shotgun sequence genomic DNA contains:
- the LOC132134566 gene encoding rho guanine nucleotide exchange factor 12-like isoform X8, giving the protein MSGTQSTLAERFPKKASRTGSILSKDHPPDKKPKSDKASVPSSHEFDPTGLVQRCVIIQRDENGFGLTVSGDNPVFVQLVKEDGAAMRAGVQTGDRIIKVNGTLVTHSNHVEVVKLIKSGSYVALTVLGRPPGLPQIPLSDGEGEEGPLFSLTIPHSPGPIGPDRSSSSPSPSERKLSPLPVWAMTEEQSRNPTTKLLKEIQDAKKHIPQHQEQLSKPTGTGQDGSLSPRPREGEQEDGRRDLDRPPSWQGDAGMEPPWTNNTTTPVTPSPVPESPCQRETPCHSPKTTPRDSLNSCPSPDAEDTPDLDSQLSVGSPNSRPVAHIIGAEDEDFDTEQEQMNGQCSCFQSIDFLKSRPAHLAAFIHHVVSQFDPAPLLCYLYAELYKQTSSKETRRILMDTFFIDKTASLKVTVPESIISDLERTAHSVNVERKRPEPNSEDVHRQYVQQLQDTLLPDIQKNLEDFRHKRSMGLTLAEAELTRLDTERMRDRVALEKERSCAEHIISKIEDVLLSSQATEEDKCSTMQFVILSYMKQLGVKVKHKPKLMNLFPKKKMKPEKDGNEEKSKKTRFPNVFPQRRPSRIEASSLSKALEPKQRPTKPQLPLGAGEQADGSSPPVRGSQSSEGPDGTAALVTLPPYSAPAAQGTEGISRESETGGPPFSALPRLGDGVVPGDSQDSSSSNTHFDFSPCTLEHLQEEEAETEKTQDTGTPRSDKSRMEPLGSGEVQSEDDQCVELELEPPNWQTLVSRDVLSTLTNQEIKRQEVINELFYTERAHVRMMKVLENVFYQPLIREAILPPADIKNVFSNLEEIVQLHVSLTEQMTAVRKKNETALIDSIGDDLLSWFSGEEEAKIKRAAGTYCSNQPFALELIKSKQKKDQRFNSFILEAESNRHCRRLQLKDIIPVETQRLTKYPLLLENIAKYTEDPEERSKVKQAGECCRNILTHVNQEVKEAENKQRLEDYQRRLDLSSLKQSENPMIAEFKNLDLTKRKMVHEGPLSWKVNRDKTIELYTLLLEDILVLLQRQDEKLILKCHSKNLAGTAETKHIFSPIIKLSTVMVRSVATDNRSFFVLSMSDNGAQIYELMAQTVSEQKTWQFLITQRADCMKTKLLNIIPLPQTDGEREAVKLMNSGVQKLNKDSEPISLVSIQPPEKDCTEVMPAPPCSTNPFETKSDEEDEEENSLQDQAEDDEAFEAADVTDRLIFLKQRSRLGIAIDEDEAFELQPLRADEALRTLATLRQLLINHMSSQEDTDRDGERREQQEDVARTGSQQGSEDSTAISSTVANGSERGENRGENAQELPSGDRGFFETSEDCVSAGSYMVLEVCGGSGESSTDDEVQGSSGEPVAGGDSGIDLKKLLSSSSQSSGGPNLNRRIMTHIRLLQANLQHLKDTEIKYNQLRQRLSEETATDTEENKDKS; this is encoded by the exons GTTTCCCAAAAAAGCGAGCAG GACAGGAAGTATTCTCAGCAAGGACCATCCCCCAGACAAAAAACCCAAAAGCGACAAGGCGTCAGTCCCCTCCTCGCATGAGTTTGACCCCACAG ggCTTGTGCAGCGTTGTGTTATCATCCAGAGAGATGAGAATGGCTTTGGGCTGACAGTGAGCGGAGATAACCCTGTGTTTGTACAGCTTGTAAAAGAGG ATGGAGCTGCCATGCGAGCTGGTGTTCAGACAGGTGACCGGATCATAAAG GTCAATGGGACATTAGTTACACATTCAAATCATGTAGAAGTTGTAAAGCTAATAAAAT CGGGCTCCTACGTGGCCCTAACCGTGCTGGGGAGACCGCCGGGTTTGCCTCAGATCCCCCTCTCAGACGGCGAGGGGGAGGAGGGGCCTCTCTTCTCGCTCACCATCCCTCACTCCCCGGGGCCCATCGGTCCAGACCGCTCGTCTTCCTCCCCCAGCCCCTCGGAGCGCAAACTGAGCCCTCTTCCTGTATGG GCCATGACGGAGGAGCAGAGCAGGAACCCTACAACTAAACTACTGAAGGAAATCCAGGACGCCAAGAAGCACATTCCACAGCACCAGGAGCAGCTCAGCAAGCCCACTGGGACTGGACAG GATGGCTCCTTATCTCCAAGGCCACGAGAAGGAGAGCAGGAGGACGGAAGGCGAGATTTGGATCGGCCCCCTTCCTGGCAGGGTGATGCTGGAATGGAGCCACCGTGGACCAACAATACCACAACCCCT GTCACTCCCAGTCCTGTCCCAGAGAGCCCATGCCAAAGAGAGACCCCCTGCCACAGCCCAAAGACCACACCCCGAGACAGCCTCAACTCCTGTCCTTCACCGGACGCTGAAGACACACCTGACCTT GATTCTCAGTTGAGTGTGGGGAGCCCCAACTCTCGTCCGGTAGCACACATCATTGGTGCTGAAGATGAAGACTTTGACACAGAGCAGGAACAG ATGAATGGCCAGTGTAGCTGTTTTCAGAGCATAGACTTTCTGAAGTCTCGGCCTGCTCACCTGGCAGCTTTCATCCATCACGTGGTCTCCCAGTTTGACCCTGCGCCGCTG CTGTGCTACCTCTATGCTGAACTTTACAAACAGACCAGCTCCAAAGAGACACGACGAATCCTCATGGATACCTTCTTCATAGACAAAACAGCT AGCTTGAAAGTAACAGTGCCTGAATCCATCATCTCTGACCTGG AACGTACTGCACACTCAGTAAATGTGGAACGGAAGAGGCCGGAACCAAACTCAGAGGATGTCCACCGACAGTATGTGCAGCAACTGCAGGACACACTTCTACCTGACATCCAGAAGAACCTAGAAGACTTCAG GCACAAGCGCAGTATGGGTTTGACCCTAGCTGAAGCAGAGCTAACCCGTCTGGAtacagagagaatgagagacCGTGTGGCTCTGGAAAAAGAACGATCCTGTGCAGAGCACATCATCTCTAAGATAGAAGATGTACT ATTGTCGTCACAGGCCACAGAGGAAGACAAGTG TAGCACCATGCAGTTTGTGATACTGTCGTATATGAAGCAGCTCGGTGTAAAAGTGAAGCACAAGCCCAAGCTAATGAATCTTTTCCCTAAGAAAAAAATG AAGCCAGAGAAAGATGGAAATGAGGAGAAATCGAAGAAAACAAGATTTCCAAATGTTTTTCCTCAGAGAAGGCCGAGCAGGATTGAAGCTTCATCAC TCAGCAAGGCTCTGGAGCCGAAGCAGCGTCCGACAAAGCCTCAGCTGCCATTGGGCGCTGGAGAGCAGGCAGACGGGTCGTCTCCTCCCGTACGGGGCAGTCAGTCCAGTGAGGGCCCAGATGGCACTGCTGCCCTGGTCACGTTACCCCCTTACAGCGCTCCGGCAGCACAGGGCACAGAGGGCATCAGCCGAGAGTCCGAGACAG GTGGACCTCCCTTTTCTGCACTTCCCAGACTGGGAGACGGTGTCGTCCCGGGAGATTCGCAGGACTCGTCTTCTTCGAACACTCACTTTGACTTCAGCCCCTGTACACTGGAGCATCTACAGGAGGAGGAAGCTGAGACAGAAAA GACGCAGGACACCGGCACCCCCAGGTCTGACAAGAG CAGGATGGAGCCGCTGGGCTCTGGAGAGGTGCAGAGTGAAGATGATCAGTGTGTTGAGCTGGAGCTAGAGCCTCCTAACTGGCAGACGCTGGTGAGCAGAGACGTCCTGTCCACACTTACCAATCAGGAAATCAAGAGACAGGAAGTCATCAACG AGTTGTTCTACACAGAAAGAGCACACGTTCGAATGATGAAGGTTCTGGAAAATGTGTTTTACCAGCCGCTGATCAGAGAGGCCATCCTGCCTCCTGCAGACATCAAAAACGTCTTCAGCAACCTTGAGGAGATCGTTCAGCTGCACG TGTCTTTAACGGAACAAATGACTGCAGTTCGGAAGAAAAATGAGACTGCGCTCATTGACTCAATTGGAGATGATCTTCTATCCTGG TTCAGTGGGGAAGAGGAGGCGAAGATCAAAAGAGCTGCAGGCACGTACTGCAGTAATCAGCCTTTCGCCCTGGAACTCATCAAGAGCAAACAGAAGAAAGACCAGCGCTTCAACTCCTTCATACTG GAGGCAGAGAGTAACCGTCATTGCCGCAGGCTGCAGCTGAAGGACATTATTCCTGTGGAGACTCAAAGACTCACAAAGTATCCCCTGCTCCTGGAAAACATCGCCAAATACACAG AGGATCCTGAGGAGAGAAGTAAAGTGAAACAGGCTGGCGAATGCTGCCGAAATATTCTCACTCACGTCAACCAGGAGGTGAAGGAAGCTGAGAACAAACAG AGGTTGGAGGACTACCAGAGACGACTGGACCTGTCCTCACTGAAACAGAGCGAGAACCCCATGATCGCCGAGTTTAAG AACCTGGACTTGACTAAGAGGAAGATGGTGCATGAGGGACCGCTGTCCTGGAAGGTCAACAGAGACAAAACGATTG AGCTGTACACATTGCTGCTGGAGGATATATTGGTGCTACTTCAAAGACAAGATGAGAAGCTAATCTTAAAATGCCACAGTAAGAATCTGGCGGGCACCGCTGAGACCAAACACATCTTCAGCCCCATCATCAAACTCAGCACTGTGATGGTGCGCTCCGTCGCCACCG ACAACAGGTCATTCTTTGTGCTCTCTATGTCTGATAATGGAGCCCAGATCTATGAACTAATGGCCCAGACTGTATCTGAGCAGAAGAC GTGGCAGTTTCTGATAACACAAAGAGCAGATTGCATGAAGACCAAACTACTCAACATCATTCCATTACCTCAGACTGA TGGGGAACGGGAAGCGGTCAAGTTGATGAACTCTGGTGTTCAGAAACTAAACAAAGACTCTGAGCCTATTTCTTTAGTGAGCATTCAGCCTCCAG AAAAAGATTGCACTGAGGTCATGCCAGCCCCACCATGTAGCACCAACCCATTTGAGACCAAATCtgatgaggaggatgaagaagaAAATTCACTACAGGATCAAGCTGAGGATGATGAAGCGTTCGAGGCGGCCGATGTGACCGATCGACTGATATTCCTGAAGCAGCGCTCGAGGCTGGGCATCGCCATAGACGAGGACGAGGCCTTTGAGCTCCAGCCACTCAGAGCTGATGAAGCTCTCAGAACAC tggcaACATTGAGGCAGCTCCTGATCAACCATATGTCCAGTCAGgaggacacagacagagatggcgaAAGACGAGAGCAACAGGAAGATGTGGCTAGGACTGGCTCTCAGCAGGGATCAGAGGACAGCACTGCGATCAGCTCCACTGTTGCGAACGGCTCAGAAAGGGGCGAGAACAGAGGGGAGAATGCACAGGAACTGCCCTCCGGAGACAGAGGCTTCTTTGAGACGTCTGAGGATTGTG TCTCCGCAGGCAGTTACATGGTGCTGGAGGTGTGTGGCGGCTCAGGCGAGAGCAGCACAGATGATGAGGTGCAGGGCAGCAGCGGGGAGCCAGTGGCCGGGGGAGACTCAGGCATTGACTTGAAGAAgctcctctcttcctcctctcAGAGCAGCGGAGGACCAAACCTCAACAGACGGATCATGACACACATACGTCTACTACAGGCCAACCTGCAGCATCTGAAG GATACAGAAATCAAGTATAATCAGCTACGCCAAAGGCTATCAGAGGAAACCGCTACTGACACAGAGGAAAACAAAG ATAAAAGTTAG
- the LOC132134566 gene encoding rho guanine nucleotide exchange factor 12-like isoform X1 → MSGTQSTLAERFPKKASRTGSILSKDHPPDKKPKSDKASVPSSHEFDPTELPVQSVVSDRRPESCGLVQRCVIIQRDENGFGLTVSGDNPVFVQLVKEDGAAMRAGVQTGDRIIKVNGTLVTHSNHVEVVKLIKSGSYVALTVLGRPPGLPQIPLSDGEGEEGPLFSLTIPHSPGPIGPDRSSSSPSPSERKLSPLPVWAMTEEQSRNPTTKLLKEIQDAKKHIPQHQEQLSKPTGTGQDGSLSPRPREGEQEDGRRDLDRPPSWQGDAGMEPPWTNNTTTPVTPSPVPESPCQRETPCHSPKTTPRDSLNSCPSPDAEDTPDLDSQLSVGSPNSRPVAHIIGAEDEDFDTEQEQMNGQCSCFQSIDFLKSRPAHLAAFIHHVVSQFDPAPLLCYLYAELYKQTSSKETRRILMDTFFIDKTASLKVTVPESIISDLERTAHSVNVERKRPEPNSEDVHRQYVQQLQDTLLPDIQKNLEDFRHKRSMGLTLAEAELTRLDTERMRDRVALEKERSCAEHIISKIEDVLLSSQATEEDKCSTMQFVILSYMKQLGVKVKHKPKLMNLFPKKKMKKPEKDGNEEKSKKTRFPNVFPQRRPSRIEASSLSKALEPKQRPTKPQLPLGAGEQADGSSPPVRGSQSSEGPDGTAALVTLPPYSAPAAQGTEGISRESETGGPPFSALPRLGDGVVPGDSQDSSSSNTHFDFSPCTLEHLQEEEAETEKTQDTGTPRSDKSRMEPLGSGEVQSEDDQCVELELEPPNWQTLVSRDVLSTLTNQEIKRQEVINELFYTERAHVRMMKVLENVFYQPLIREAILPPADIKNVFSNLEEIVQLHVSLTEQMTAVRKKNETALIDSIGDDLLSWFSGEEEAKIKRAAGTYCSNQPFALELIKSKQKKDQRFNSFILEAESNRHCRRLQLKDIIPVETQRLTKYPLLLENIAKYTEDPEERSKVKQAGECCRNILTHVNQEVKEAENKQRLEDYQRRLDLSSLKQSENPMIAEFKNLDLTKRKMVHEGPLSWKVNRDKTIELYTLLLEDILVLLQRQDEKLILKCHSKNLAGTAETKHIFSPIIKLSTVMVRSVATDNRSFFVLSMSDNGAQIYELMAQTVSEQKTWQFLITQRADCMKTKLLNIIPLPQTDGEREAVKLMNSGVQKLNKDSEPISLVSIQPPEKDCTEVMPAPPCSTNPFETKSDEEDEEENSLQDQAEDDEAFEAADVTDRLIFLKQRSRLGIAIDEDEAFELQPLRADEALRTLATLRQLLINHMSSQEDTDRDGERREQQEDVARTGSQQGSEDSTAISSTVANGSERGENRGENAQELPSGDRGFFETSEDCVSAGSYMVLEVCGGSGESSTDDEVQGSSGEPVAGGDSGIDLKKLLSSSSQSSGGPNLNRRIMTHIRLLQANLQHLKDTEIKYNQLRQRLSEETATDTEENKDKS, encoded by the exons GTTTCCCAAAAAAGCGAGCAG GACAGGAAGTATTCTCAGCAAGGACCATCCCCCAGACAAAAAACCCAAAAGCGACAAGGCGTCAGTCCCCTCCTCGCATGAGTTTGACCCCACAG AACTGCCTGTTCAAAGTGTAGTATCCGACAGAAGGCCAGAGTCCTGCG ggCTTGTGCAGCGTTGTGTTATCATCCAGAGAGATGAGAATGGCTTTGGGCTGACAGTGAGCGGAGATAACCCTGTGTTTGTACAGCTTGTAAAAGAGG ATGGAGCTGCCATGCGAGCTGGTGTTCAGACAGGTGACCGGATCATAAAG GTCAATGGGACATTAGTTACACATTCAAATCATGTAGAAGTTGTAAAGCTAATAAAAT CGGGCTCCTACGTGGCCCTAACCGTGCTGGGGAGACCGCCGGGTTTGCCTCAGATCCCCCTCTCAGACGGCGAGGGGGAGGAGGGGCCTCTCTTCTCGCTCACCATCCCTCACTCCCCGGGGCCCATCGGTCCAGACCGCTCGTCTTCCTCCCCCAGCCCCTCGGAGCGCAAACTGAGCCCTCTTCCTGTATGG GCCATGACGGAGGAGCAGAGCAGGAACCCTACAACTAAACTACTGAAGGAAATCCAGGACGCCAAGAAGCACATTCCACAGCACCAGGAGCAGCTCAGCAAGCCCACTGGGACTGGACAG GATGGCTCCTTATCTCCAAGGCCACGAGAAGGAGAGCAGGAGGACGGAAGGCGAGATTTGGATCGGCCCCCTTCCTGGCAGGGTGATGCTGGAATGGAGCCACCGTGGACCAACAATACCACAACCCCT GTCACTCCCAGTCCTGTCCCAGAGAGCCCATGCCAAAGAGAGACCCCCTGCCACAGCCCAAAGACCACACCCCGAGACAGCCTCAACTCCTGTCCTTCACCGGACGCTGAAGACACACCTGACCTT GATTCTCAGTTGAGTGTGGGGAGCCCCAACTCTCGTCCGGTAGCACACATCATTGGTGCTGAAGATGAAGACTTTGACACAGAGCAGGAACAG ATGAATGGCCAGTGTAGCTGTTTTCAGAGCATAGACTTTCTGAAGTCTCGGCCTGCTCACCTGGCAGCTTTCATCCATCACGTGGTCTCCCAGTTTGACCCTGCGCCGCTG CTGTGCTACCTCTATGCTGAACTTTACAAACAGACCAGCTCCAAAGAGACACGACGAATCCTCATGGATACCTTCTTCATAGACAAAACAGCT AGCTTGAAAGTAACAGTGCCTGAATCCATCATCTCTGACCTGG AACGTACTGCACACTCAGTAAATGTGGAACGGAAGAGGCCGGAACCAAACTCAGAGGATGTCCACCGACAGTATGTGCAGCAACTGCAGGACACACTTCTACCTGACATCCAGAAGAACCTAGAAGACTTCAG GCACAAGCGCAGTATGGGTTTGACCCTAGCTGAAGCAGAGCTAACCCGTCTGGAtacagagagaatgagagacCGTGTGGCTCTGGAAAAAGAACGATCCTGTGCAGAGCACATCATCTCTAAGATAGAAGATGTACT ATTGTCGTCACAGGCCACAGAGGAAGACAAGTG TAGCACCATGCAGTTTGTGATACTGTCGTATATGAAGCAGCTCGGTGTAAAAGTGAAGCACAAGCCCAAGCTAATGAATCTTTTCCCTAAGAAAAAAATG AAGAAGCCAGAGAAAGATGGAAATGAGGAGAAATCGAAGAAAACAAGATTTCCAAATGTTTTTCCTCAGAGAAGGCCGAGCAGGATTGAAGCTTCATCAC TCAGCAAGGCTCTGGAGCCGAAGCAGCGTCCGACAAAGCCTCAGCTGCCATTGGGCGCTGGAGAGCAGGCAGACGGGTCGTCTCCTCCCGTACGGGGCAGTCAGTCCAGTGAGGGCCCAGATGGCACTGCTGCCCTGGTCACGTTACCCCCTTACAGCGCTCCGGCAGCACAGGGCACAGAGGGCATCAGCCGAGAGTCCGAGACAG GTGGACCTCCCTTTTCTGCACTTCCCAGACTGGGAGACGGTGTCGTCCCGGGAGATTCGCAGGACTCGTCTTCTTCGAACACTCACTTTGACTTCAGCCCCTGTACACTGGAGCATCTACAGGAGGAGGAAGCTGAGACAGAAAA GACGCAGGACACCGGCACCCCCAGGTCTGACAAGAG CAGGATGGAGCCGCTGGGCTCTGGAGAGGTGCAGAGTGAAGATGATCAGTGTGTTGAGCTGGAGCTAGAGCCTCCTAACTGGCAGACGCTGGTGAGCAGAGACGTCCTGTCCACACTTACCAATCAGGAAATCAAGAGACAGGAAGTCATCAACG AGTTGTTCTACACAGAAAGAGCACACGTTCGAATGATGAAGGTTCTGGAAAATGTGTTTTACCAGCCGCTGATCAGAGAGGCCATCCTGCCTCCTGCAGACATCAAAAACGTCTTCAGCAACCTTGAGGAGATCGTTCAGCTGCACG TGTCTTTAACGGAACAAATGACTGCAGTTCGGAAGAAAAATGAGACTGCGCTCATTGACTCAATTGGAGATGATCTTCTATCCTGG TTCAGTGGGGAAGAGGAGGCGAAGATCAAAAGAGCTGCAGGCACGTACTGCAGTAATCAGCCTTTCGCCCTGGAACTCATCAAGAGCAAACAGAAGAAAGACCAGCGCTTCAACTCCTTCATACTG GAGGCAGAGAGTAACCGTCATTGCCGCAGGCTGCAGCTGAAGGACATTATTCCTGTGGAGACTCAAAGACTCACAAAGTATCCCCTGCTCCTGGAAAACATCGCCAAATACACAG AGGATCCTGAGGAGAGAAGTAAAGTGAAACAGGCTGGCGAATGCTGCCGAAATATTCTCACTCACGTCAACCAGGAGGTGAAGGAAGCTGAGAACAAACAG AGGTTGGAGGACTACCAGAGACGACTGGACCTGTCCTCACTGAAACAGAGCGAGAACCCCATGATCGCCGAGTTTAAG AACCTGGACTTGACTAAGAGGAAGATGGTGCATGAGGGACCGCTGTCCTGGAAGGTCAACAGAGACAAAACGATTG AGCTGTACACATTGCTGCTGGAGGATATATTGGTGCTACTTCAAAGACAAGATGAGAAGCTAATCTTAAAATGCCACAGTAAGAATCTGGCGGGCACCGCTGAGACCAAACACATCTTCAGCCCCATCATCAAACTCAGCACTGTGATGGTGCGCTCCGTCGCCACCG ACAACAGGTCATTCTTTGTGCTCTCTATGTCTGATAATGGAGCCCAGATCTATGAACTAATGGCCCAGACTGTATCTGAGCAGAAGAC GTGGCAGTTTCTGATAACACAAAGAGCAGATTGCATGAAGACCAAACTACTCAACATCATTCCATTACCTCAGACTGA TGGGGAACGGGAAGCGGTCAAGTTGATGAACTCTGGTGTTCAGAAACTAAACAAAGACTCTGAGCCTATTTCTTTAGTGAGCATTCAGCCTCCAG AAAAAGATTGCACTGAGGTCATGCCAGCCCCACCATGTAGCACCAACCCATTTGAGACCAAATCtgatgaggaggatgaagaagaAAATTCACTACAGGATCAAGCTGAGGATGATGAAGCGTTCGAGGCGGCCGATGTGACCGATCGACTGATATTCCTGAAGCAGCGCTCGAGGCTGGGCATCGCCATAGACGAGGACGAGGCCTTTGAGCTCCAGCCACTCAGAGCTGATGAAGCTCTCAGAACAC tggcaACATTGAGGCAGCTCCTGATCAACCATATGTCCAGTCAGgaggacacagacagagatggcgaAAGACGAGAGCAACAGGAAGATGTGGCTAGGACTGGCTCTCAGCAGGGATCAGAGGACAGCACTGCGATCAGCTCCACTGTTGCGAACGGCTCAGAAAGGGGCGAGAACAGAGGGGAGAATGCACAGGAACTGCCCTCCGGAGACAGAGGCTTCTTTGAGACGTCTGAGGATTGTG TCTCCGCAGGCAGTTACATGGTGCTGGAGGTGTGTGGCGGCTCAGGCGAGAGCAGCACAGATGATGAGGTGCAGGGCAGCAGCGGGGAGCCAGTGGCCGGGGGAGACTCAGGCATTGACTTGAAGAAgctcctctcttcctcctctcAGAGCAGCGGAGGACCAAACCTCAACAGACGGATCATGACACACATACGTCTACTACAGGCCAACCTGCAGCATCTGAAG GATACAGAAATCAAGTATAATCAGCTACGCCAAAGGCTATCAGAGGAAACCGCTACTGACACAGAGGAAAACAAAG ATAAAAGTTAG